The following coding sequences lie in one Lolium perenne isolate Kyuss_39 chromosome 2, Kyuss_2.0, whole genome shotgun sequence genomic window:
- the LOC139835703 gene encoding uncharacterized protein has translation MKALAYNLRGFGREGRRTQLRDYMRSNRLDILGLQETIRQDFTAAELRSLECGGQFAWNWLPANGHSGGLLLGFRDETFEVGEWRKGVFFISTKILQRNINMIWCFMLVYGPADHGRTEEFLGELEQAVADCQVPLVIAGDFNLIRSAGDKSTDNIDWPRVRRFNDSIAAMALREINRAGARYTWTNRQLNPIRCVLDRVFVSTAWEARFPICSVTAVTRIGSDHNPLLLDNGEATRCPPPRFFFQTWWFSVHGFGELVSAKLNHFLLDLGPHRDCIDLWQCVARNLRQFLKGWGANLGKEKRLFKENLLT, from the coding sequence ATGAAAGCTCTTGCGTATAATCTGAGGGGTTTTGGCCGCGAGGGGCGCCGAACCCAGCTCAGAGACTACATGCGGAGTAATCGGCTTGACATCCTTGGCCTGCAAGAGACTATCCGGCAGGACTTTACGGCGGCCGAGCTCCGGAGCCTCGAGTGCGGGGGACAGTTTGCTTGGAATTGGCTTCCAGCAAACGGCCACTCCGGGGGTCTACTTCTGGGTTTTCGGGATGAAACCTTCGAGGTGGGGGAATGGAGAAAAGGGGTTTTCTTCATCTCAACTAAGATTCTTCAGCGTAATATCAACATGATTTGGTGCTTCATGTTGGTGTATGGCCCGGCCGACCATGGGAGGACGGAGGAGTTTCTAGGGGAACTGGAGCAGGCGGTCGCCGATTGTCAAGTTCCTTTGGTGATCGCCGGAGATTTCAATCTCATTCGCTCCGCGGGGGACAAGAGCACCGACAACATTGATTGGCCTAGGGTACGCCGTTTCAATGACTCTATCGCCGCCATGGCGCTGCGGGAGATCAACCGGGCTGGGGCCCGATACACGTGGACCAACCGACAGCTTAACCCGATCAGATGCGTCCTGGATCGGGTCTTCGTGTCCACGGCCTGGGAGGCTCGCTTTCCCATTTGCTCGGTCACAGCGGTTACGAGGATTGGTTCAGACCACAACCCGCTCCTGCTGGACAATGGGGAGGCGACGAGATGTCCACCGCCTCGGTTCTTCTTCCAAACTTGGTGGTTCTCTGTCCATGGCTTCGGGGAGCTTGTGAGCGCCAAACTCAACCACTTTCTGCTAGACTTGGGTCCGCATCGGGATTGCATTGATCTATGGCAATGCGTGGCTCGCAACCTACGGCAATTTCTCAAGGGCTGGGGAGCCAACCTGGGCAAGGAGAAGCGGCTCTTCAAAGAGAACTTGCTCACCTAG